A DNA window from Gammaproteobacteria bacterium contains the following coding sequences:
- a CDS encoding lyase: MIDKSQALRIVAPAALSFAWLAAPGVGAEEMNPIEIDEWEVPFEGRARDPFAVGPDEVWFVGQRGHYLARFTPSTGEFFKRDLADEPGPHNLIVGSDGIVWYSGNLKGYIGRYDPKTDEIEMIAMPNPAARDPHTLVFDDGEEHIWFTVQGGNFVGRLTVADRSVDLIEVPTPRARPYGIKIAEDGTPWIVLLGTNKLASVDPETLELTEHVIPAEGARPRRLEITSDGRIWYADFARGYLGSYDPKTDEFAEWALPSGEDSRPYGMASDERDRVWVVETGVTPNQFVGFDTRTEQVISVTEIPSGGGSVRHMYYHMPSASIWFGTDEETLARAVVGSE, encoded by the coding sequence ATGATCGATAAGTCACAGGCGCTCCGTATCGTTGCGCCGGCCGCGCTGTCGTTCGCGTGGCTTGCGGCTCCCGGCGTCGGGGCCGAGGAGATGAATCCGATAGAGATCGACGAGTGGGAGGTTCCGTTCGAGGGCCGCGCGCGGGATCCGTTCGCGGTCGGGCCGGACGAGGTCTGGTTCGTCGGGCAGCGCGGGCACTACCTCGCCCGCTTCACGCCGTCGACGGGCGAGTTCTTCAAACGCGACCTTGCGGACGAGCCCGGCCCGCACAACCTGATCGTCGGGTCGGACGGGATCGTCTGGTACAGCGGGAACCTGAAAGGCTACATCGGCCGATACGATCCGAAGACGGACGAGATCGAGATGATCGCGATGCCGAATCCGGCCGCGCGCGATCCGCATACCCTCGTCTTCGACGACGGCGAAGAGCACATCTGGTTCACCGTGCAGGGCGGCAACTTCGTCGGCCGGCTCACCGTCGCCGACCGCTCCGTCGATCTGATCGAGGTGCCGACGCCGCGGGCACGCCCCTACGGGATCAAGATCGCCGAGGACGGCACGCCGTGGATCGTGCTGCTCGGCACGAACAAGCTCGCGTCCGTGGATCCCGAGACCCTCGAGCTGACCGAGCACGTGATTCCCGCCGAAGGCGCGCGGCCGCGGCGGCTCGAGATCACGAGCGACGGACGCATCTGGTACGCCGACTTCGCGCGGGGGTACCTCGGCAGCTACGATCCGAAGACGGACGAATTCGCTGAATGGGCGCTGCCTTCCGGCGAAGATTCGCGGCCGTACGGCATGGCGTCGGACGAGCGCGATCGCGTCTGGGTCGTCGAGACGGGCGTCACGCCGAACCAGTTCGTCGGCTTCGACACGCGGACTGAGCAGGTCATCTCCGTGACCGAGATCCCGTCCGGCGGCGGCTCCGTGCGTCACATGTACTATCACATGCCGTCGGCCAGCATCTGGTTCGGAACCGACGAGGAGACGCTCGCACGCGCCGTCGTCGGCAGCGAATAG
- a CDS encoding alpha/beta hydrolase: protein MKSPRELLDPELVAPLDGFLEATGGGFDLGDIPRMRELVDGMIAAHKAEAPKIEGVETEDRRAPGFDGDPEVPVRVYRPAGRAEPLPAVLWMHGGGWVLGNIELDDALTAQLAKDVGCVVVSVDYRLAPEHPHPAALHDCYAALRWLAAQSGPLRVDPARIAVGGASAGGNLAAGLALLARDRGEVRPAFQLLVYPALDDRTAKPASAELPDALFWSRQNAIDAWAAYVGRPPGASDVPAYAAPARARDLSGLPPAYIPVGSIDAFLDENIDYARRLIDAGVPTELHVYPGAFHAFDVFGPEAKISQQFVADRNAVLRRVLRA, encoded by the coding sequence ATGAAAAGCCCCCGAGAGCTTCTCGATCCCGAGCTCGTCGCGCCGCTCGACGGCTTCCTCGAGGCGACCGGAGGAGGATTCGATCTCGGCGACATTCCCCGCATGCGCGAGCTCGTCGACGGCATGATCGCCGCGCACAAGGCGGAAGCGCCGAAGATCGAAGGCGTCGAGACCGAGGACCGCCGCGCGCCGGGCTTCGACGGCGACCCCGAGGTCCCGGTGCGGGTCTACCGGCCGGCGGGCCGTGCCGAGCCGCTGCCTGCGGTCCTCTGGATGCACGGCGGAGGCTGGGTCCTCGGCAACATCGAGCTCGACGACGCGCTGACGGCGCAGCTCGCGAAGGACGTCGGGTGCGTCGTGGTGTCGGTCGACTACCGCCTCGCGCCGGAGCACCCTCACCCGGCCGCGCTCCACGACTGCTATGCCGCGCTGCGCTGGCTCGCGGCGCAAAGCGGCCCGCTCCGCGTGGACCCCGCACGGATCGCCGTCGGCGGCGCGAGCGCCGGCGGGAATCTTGCCGCGGGCCTCGCGCTTCTCGCGCGCGACCGCGGCGAGGTCCGCCCCGCGTTCCAGCTGCTCGTCTATCCGGCGCTCGACGATCGCACCGCGAAGCCCGCGAGCGCGGAGCTGCCGGACGCGCTGTTCTGGAGCCGCCAGAACGCGATCGACGCGTGGGCCGCGTACGTCGGCCGCCCGCCGGGCGCGAGCGACGTCCCGGCGTACGCCGCCCCGGCGCGCGCCCGGGACCTCTCCGGGCTGCCGCCCGCGTACATCCCGGTGGGCTCGATCGACGCGTTCCTCGACGAGAACATCGACTACGCGCGCCGCCTCATCGACGCGGGCGTGCCGACCGAGCTCCATGTCTATCCCGGCGCGTTCCATGCGTTCGACGTGTTCGGGCCGGAGGCGAAGATCTCGCAGCAGTTCGTCGCGGACCGCAACGCCGTGCTGCGGCGCGTGCTGCGCGCCTGA
- the recQ gene encoding DNA helicase RecQ: MASSGRMQPDPLRSVLPPSLDDARRLLRDVFGYAEFRGRQEQAIAAVLAGRDALVLMPTGGGKSLCYQIPALLRPGVGLVVSPLIALMEDQVRALRELGIPAAFLNSTLPLQEQRTIVDTLRSGSLALLYVAPERLLQPHTLELLAGLPIAVIAIDEAHCVSQWGHDFRQDYLALGRLVEVFPGVPRIALTATATPMTRDEIVERLALADPELCVGAFDRPNIRYTVQAKTDPRRQLLAFLRGHDGEAGIVYCLSRKKVESVAEWLREQGFDALPYHAGLDAETRAAHQRRFVTDDAVIIVATIAFGMGIDKPDVRFVAHLDLPKSIESYYQETGRAGRDGEPADAWMVYGLQDVVQLRQIVESSAADEEHKRRERHKLDALLGWCEVTQCRRRPLLEYFGEEAAADCGNCDNCLSPPATWDGTEAARKLLSAVYRTGQRFGAAHVVDVLLGNATEKVAQHRHERLSVFGIGTELSSRQWRSVVRQLAVLGYVRSDPERFGALTLTPKSRPLLRGEIVLELREDRKDAAPRKKARAPIEQLATENRPLWDALRDCRRVIAAEQGVPPYVIFHDATLREMSELRPASERELLGITGVGQAKLERYGERFLDVIRRFG; the protein is encoded by the coding sequence ATGGCATCATCCGGCCGCATGCAGCCCGACCCTCTCCGCAGCGTCCTGCCGCCCTCACTCGACGACGCCCGCAGGCTGCTGCGCGACGTGTTCGGCTACGCCGAGTTCCGCGGGCGCCAGGAGCAGGCAATCGCGGCCGTGCTCGCAGGGCGCGACGCGCTCGTGCTGATGCCGACCGGCGGCGGCAAGTCGCTGTGCTACCAGATTCCCGCGCTGCTGCGGCCGGGCGTCGGCCTCGTCGTGTCGCCGCTGATCGCGCTGATGGAAGATCAGGTGCGCGCGCTGCGCGAGCTCGGCATTCCGGCCGCGTTCCTGAACTCGACGCTCCCTCTGCAAGAGCAGCGGACGATCGTCGACACATTGCGAAGCGGATCCCTCGCGCTGCTCTACGTGGCGCCCGAGCGCCTCCTGCAGCCGCACACGCTCGAGCTCCTGGCCGGCCTGCCGATCGCCGTGATCGCGATCGACGAGGCGCACTGCGTGTCGCAGTGGGGGCACGATTTCCGCCAGGACTACCTCGCGCTCGGCCGGCTCGTCGAGGTCTTTCCCGGCGTCCCGCGCATCGCGCTGACGGCCACGGCCACGCCGATGACGCGCGACGAGATCGTCGAGCGCCTCGCGCTCGCGGATCCCGAGCTTTGCGTCGGCGCGTTCGACCGCCCGAACATCCGCTACACCGTGCAGGCGAAGACCGATCCGCGCCGCCAGCTCCTCGCGTTCCTCCGCGGGCACGACGGCGAGGCCGGCATCGTGTACTGCCTCTCCCGCAAGAAGGTCGAAAGCGTCGCCGAATGGCTGCGCGAGCAAGGCTTCGACGCGCTGCCCTATCACGCGGGTCTCGACGCGGAGACGCGCGCCGCGCACCAGCGGCGCTTCGTGACGGACGACGCCGTGATCATCGTCGCGACGATCGCGTTCGGAATGGGGATCGACAAGCCGGACGTCCGCTTCGTCGCGCATCTCGACCTGCCGAAGAGCATCGAGTCGTACTACCAGGAGACGGGCCGTGCGGGGCGCGACGGCGAGCCCGCCGATGCGTGGATGGTCTACGGCCTCCAGGACGTCGTGCAGCTGCGGCAGATCGTCGAGTCGTCGGCCGCGGACGAGGAGCACAAGCGCCGCGAGCGTCACAAGCTCGACGCCCTCCTCGGGTGGTGCGAGGTGACGCAGTGCCGGCGCCGCCCGCTCCTCGAGTATTTCGGCGAGGAGGCGGCTGCGGACTGCGGCAACTGCGACAACTGCCTGAGCCCGCCTGCCACATGGGACGGAACGGAAGCGGCGCGCAAGCTCCTCTCGGCCGTCTACCGCACAGGTCAGCGCTTCGGCGCGGCTCACGTCGTCGACGTGCTGCTCGGCAACGCCACCGAGAAGGTCGCACAGCACCGTCACGAGCGCCTGTCTGTGTTCGGTATCGGCACGGAGCTGTCGAGCCGGCAATGGCGCTCGGTGGTCAGGCAGCTCGCGGTCCTCGGGTACGTGAGGTCCGATCCCGAGCGATTCGGCGCGCTCACGCTCACGCCGAAAAGCCGCCCGCTCCTCCGCGGCGAGATCGTGCTCGAGCTGCGCGAGGACCGCAAGGACGCCGCGCCGCGAAAGAAAGCGCGCGCGCCGATCGAGCAGCTCGCGACGGAGAATCGCCCGCTGTGGGACGCGCTGCGCGACTGCCGGCGCGTCATCGCCGCCGAGCAAGGCGTCCCGCCTTACGTGATCTTCCACGACGCGACGCTGCGCGAGATGAGCGAGCTGCGCCCCGCGTCCGAGCGCGAGCTTCTCGGCATCACCGGCGTCGGGCAAGCGAAGCTCGAGCGTTACGGCGAGCGCTTCCTCGACGTGATCCGCCGCTTCGGGTGA
- a CDS encoding BamA/TamA family outer membrane protein, which yields MTILPAAGALAQVAEGRVYVRRIEFEGVTGIDDRVLRREMLQLEGAYLNTVSLDESLRRLEGLPYVASASAALRPVENGVVDIVVTIEESPARRYGGGGGYSESLRTSLHAYYIDENFLGAGRRLAFSLEGSELRSSAELSYTDPYARRGGVSRTIALESRRIERLTTDASPLDADLAGVTLEYGYPMALSGDAGRSAGPLGRLVRDARARLPTAEVRDRSPVLDEILESLQTTACCQSIRFGLDLRRAELAPSAGAGPQLLEWVAANGDRDDAGRTTQIAEADLRVGWRRDTRDRPIFAERGIEQTLSFGFALPGSDAEYYVADYDVTAYRPLGARWTARLRGRLGFGAAYGGDTTSLPPYLNWFAGGPLTVRGYRENGLGPRDGNGRPYGGNLLLSAQLELLTPWPERWRDRARVGFFLDAGNVFSTEDVAFTDDAGRRLDYGFDASALRTSVGLAAEVAIPLGILRVSYGIPLDADDDHPNPFLRDDVERFQISIGVDY from the coding sequence TTGACGATCCTGCCCGCGGCCGGCGCGCTCGCACAAGTCGCGGAGGGCCGCGTTTACGTGCGGCGGATCGAGTTCGAAGGCGTCACGGGGATCGACGATCGCGTGCTCCGCCGCGAGATGCTTCAGCTCGAGGGCGCCTATCTGAACACCGTCAGCCTCGACGAGTCGCTGCGTCGCCTCGAAGGGCTGCCGTACGTCGCGAGCGCGAGCGCCGCGCTGCGGCCGGTGGAGAACGGCGTCGTCGACATCGTCGTGACGATCGAGGAGTCGCCGGCGCGGCGGTACGGCGGCGGAGGCGGCTACTCGGAGTCGCTTCGAACGAGCCTGCACGCGTATTACATCGACGAGAACTTTCTGGGCGCCGGGCGGCGTCTCGCGTTCTCGCTCGAAGGCAGCGAGCTGCGATCGAGCGCCGAGCTCTCGTACACGGACCCGTACGCGCGGCGCGGCGGCGTCAGCCGGACGATCGCGCTCGAGTCGCGCCGGATCGAGCGCCTCACGACGGACGCGTCGCCGCTCGACGCGGACCTCGCCGGCGTGACGCTCGAGTACGGCTACCCGATGGCGCTCTCGGGCGACGCCGGGCGCAGTGCCGGCCCTCTCGGCCGGCTCGTCCGCGATGCGCGTGCGCGGCTCCCGACGGCGGAGGTACGCGACCGTTCGCCCGTGCTCGACGAGATCCTCGAATCGCTGCAAACGACGGCCTGCTGCCAGAGCATCCGTTTCGGGCTCGATCTCCGGCGCGCGGAGCTCGCTCCGTCGGCAGGCGCCGGCCCGCAGCTCCTCGAGTGGGTCGCCGCGAACGGCGACCGGGACGACGCCGGGCGCACGACGCAGATCGCGGAAGCGGATCTGCGGGTCGGCTGGCGCCGCGACACGCGCGACCGCCCGATCTTCGCCGAGCGCGGCATCGAGCAGACGTTGAGCTTCGGGTTCGCGTTGCCGGGCAGCGACGCGGAGTACTACGTGGCGGATTACGACGTGACCGCCTACCGGCCGCTCGGTGCACGCTGGACGGCGCGGCTGCGCGGCCGGCTCGGCTTCGGCGCGGCCTACGGCGGCGACACGACCTCGCTGCCGCCGTATCTCAACTGGTTCGCGGGCGGCCCGCTCACCGTGCGCGGCTACCGCGAGAACGGGCTCGGTCCGCGCGACGGCAACGGCCGCCCGTACGGCGGCAACCTCCTGCTGAGCGCGCAGCTCGAGCTGCTCACGCCGTGGCCGGAGCGCTGGCGGGACCGCGCGCGGGTCGGCTTCTTTCTCGACGCCGGTAACGTCTTCTCCACCGAGGACGTCGCTTTCACCGACGACGCGGGCCGCCGCCTCGACTACGGGTTCGACGCGTCGGCGCTTCGCACCTCCGTCGGGCTCGCCGCGGAGGTCGCGATCCCGCTCGGGATCCTCCGCGTGAGCTACGGCATCCCGCTCGACGCCGACGACGATCATCCGAACCCCTTCCTCCGCGACGACGTCGAGCGCTTCCAAATCAGCATCGGCGTCGACTATTGA
- a CDS encoding BamA/TamA family outer membrane protein has protein sequence MLPRRLRQTGRPRRPVPLVIIGVLLAATAALPALLPVAAEAQYFGRNKVLWERFEFEILETEHFLIHYYPRGAPHAEYVAALAERWYGRLSRFFDHELSEKKRIIVYQNHADFQQTTVTPGLIGEGTGGFTESLLDRVVLPLTGVNADNDHVIGHELVHVFQFDIAKTLAERNQNVQIQQLPLWMTEGLAEYLSQGRVDPATALWMRDAVRHDLLPKPDRLVQRRPSPYQYGQALWAYVAGRWSDDEVRRLYLGALTRGLERGIESTLGLSRDELLAEFHGALRDAYAPILAARENPAAEAEPLLTSETTGASVNLAPSLSPDGRRIAFLSTRQLELELYLADTETGKITKRLLHAEADRHFQNLSFLESSVAWSPDGARFALGVFDEGERRIAIYDVERGKVARVIDLPGIEAMRHPAWFPDGRSIVFSAIVAGASDLYRLDLETNALTRLTNDPYTAIEPGVSPDGRRIAFVTDRGRGTDLETLSFGDLGIAVLDVETGAIDVLPLFARGKHIDPQFSPDGASLYFIAEPDGVPNVFRYDFAAGRTVRITNLKTGVSGITGTSPALSVAADGTLAFSVLEDGGFEIFRIRAPEGVPIEAEPSFTAALLPPIEAEAEPSVVQRYLADATLGLPPPDRDYPTRDYRGRIRLADIAPATVGVVSTAGRGASLGGAFSAYFNDPLNRHQIVTTFRGGSSTSGALDFEDTLGADVTYLNQARRFEWGGSLSRIPYVTGTTLFSRQPVEIDGEVFPADVQEQLIVTEQVGSLSLLGRYPFSLNNRLEVSLGMSRIDFERELERFVFPIGAPAFHETIGLPSPDELDLRNASLAFVRDTSTFGLVSPARGTRLRVENQWTSGDLRFNTALVDYRRYFLHEPLTFALRVLHVGRHGPGAEDPRLPLLDIGSPFLMRGYELDSFDLSECTNDGEMTSCAELDRLVGSRIAVVNFEMRLALLGTEDFGLFDVPAAPTEALFFIDAGAAWSSGQSVDLAFERDTIERVPVVSAGLAVRTVLLGALPLELYYAFPFQRPEEDAVFGFRFGVGW, from the coding sequence GTGCTGCCGCGACGACTCCGACAGACCGGACGCCCGCGTCGTCCGGTCCCGCTCGTGATCATCGGCGTGCTGCTCGCCGCGACGGCGGCGCTGCCCGCGCTCCTTCCCGTCGCCGCCGAGGCCCAATACTTCGGGCGCAACAAGGTGCTCTGGGAGCGGTTCGAGTTCGAGATCCTCGAGACGGAACATTTCTTGATCCACTACTACCCTCGGGGAGCGCCGCACGCGGAGTACGTCGCCGCGCTCGCGGAACGCTGGTACGGGCGGCTCTCGCGGTTCTTCGACCACGAGCTCAGCGAGAAGAAGCGCATCATCGTCTATCAGAATCACGCCGACTTTCAGCAAACGACCGTCACGCCGGGGCTGATCGGCGAAGGCACCGGCGGTTTCACCGAGTCGCTGCTCGATCGAGTCGTGCTTCCGCTCACCGGCGTGAACGCGGACAACGATCACGTGATCGGTCACGAGCTCGTGCACGTGTTTCAGTTCGACATCGCGAAGACGCTCGCCGAGCGCAACCAGAACGTGCAAATCCAGCAGCTGCCGCTGTGGATGACGGAAGGCCTCGCGGAGTATCTGTCGCAAGGGCGGGTGGACCCGGCGACGGCCTTGTGGATGCGCGACGCCGTGCGGCACGACCTGCTCCCGAAGCCGGACCGGCTCGTGCAGCGGCGGCCCTCCCCTTATCAGTACGGCCAGGCGCTATGGGCATACGTCGCCGGGCGGTGGAGCGACGACGAGGTGCGCCGGCTCTATCTCGGCGCGCTCACGCGAGGTCTCGAGCGCGGCATCGAGAGCACGCTCGGCCTCTCCCGGGACGAGCTTCTCGCGGAATTTCACGGCGCGCTGCGCGACGCCTACGCGCCGATCCTCGCCGCGCGCGAGAATCCGGCCGCCGAGGCCGAACCGCTCCTCACGTCGGAGACGACCGGCGCTTCCGTGAATCTCGCGCCGTCGCTCAGCCCGGACGGGCGCCGCATCGCCTTCCTCTCCACGCGCCAGCTCGAGCTCGAGCTCTACCTCGCGGATACCGAGACCGGCAAGATCACGAAGCGGCTGCTGCACGCCGAGGCCGACCGGCACTTCCAGAATCTGAGCTTCCTCGAGTCGAGCGTCGCCTGGTCGCCGGACGGCGCACGGTTCGCGCTCGGGGTCTTCGACGAAGGCGAGCGCCGAATTGCGATCTACGACGTCGAGCGCGGCAAGGTCGCGCGCGTCATCGATCTCCCCGGGATCGAAGCCATGCGCCACCCGGCCTGGTTCCCGGACGGGCGTTCGATCGTGTTCTCGGCGATCGTTGCCGGCGCGAGCGATCTGTATCGGCTGGATCTCGAGACGAACGCGCTCACGCGCCTCACCAACGACCCGTACACGGCGATCGAGCCGGGCGTCTCCCCTGACGGACGGCGCATCGCTTTCGTCACGGACCGCGGACGAGGCACGGACCTCGAGACGCTGAGCTTCGGCGACCTCGGGATCGCGGTGCTCGACGTCGAGACCGGAGCGATCGACGTGCTGCCGCTGTTCGCGCGCGGCAAGCACATCGATCCCCAGTTCTCCCCGGACGGCGCGAGCCTCTACTTCATCGCGGAGCCGGACGGCGTTCCGAACGTCTTCCGGTACGACTTCGCCGCCGGCCGGACCGTCCGCATCACGAATCTGAAGACCGGCGTGTCGGGCATCACCGGAACGTCGCCCGCGCTCTCGGTCGCGGCGGACGGCACCCTCGCCTTCTCGGTGCTCGAGGACGGCGGGTTCGAGATCTTCCGCATCCGCGCGCCGGAAGGGGTTCCGATCGAAGCCGAGCCGAGCTTCACGGCCGCGCTGCTGCCGCCGATCGAGGCGGAAGCCGAGCCGAGCGTGGTGCAACGCTATCTCGCGGATGCGACGCTCGGGCTTCCCCCGCCGGACCGCGACTATCCGACCCGCGACTATCGCGGCCGCATTCGGCTCGCGGACATCGCGCCGGCCACGGTCGGCGTCGTCAGCACGGCCGGCCGCGGCGCGAGCCTCGGCGGCGCGTTCAGCGCCTATTTCAACGATCCGCTCAACCGCCATCAGATCGTGACGACCTTCCGCGGCGGCAGCAGCACGAGCGGCGCGTTGGACTTCGAGGACACGCTCGGCGCGGACGTGACGTACCTGAACCAGGCGCGCCGCTTCGAATGGGGCGGAAGCCTCTCGCGGATTCCCTACGTCACGGGCACGACGCTCTTCTCGCGGCAGCCCGTGGAGATCGACGGCGAGGTCTTTCCGGCCGACGTCCAAGAGCAGCTGATCGTCACCGAGCAGGTCGGCAGCCTCTCGCTGCTCGGCCGGTATCCGTTCTCTCTGAACAACCGGCTCGAGGTGTCGCTCGGCATGTCGAGAATCGACTTCGAGCGCGAGCTCGAGCGGTTCGTCTTCCCGATCGGCGCGCCGGCATTTCACGAGACGATCGGCCTGCCGTCGCCGGACGAGCTCGACCTCCGCAATGCATCGCTCGCCTTCGTGCGCGATACCTCGACCTTCGGGCTCGTGTCCCCGGCACGCGGCACTCGCCTCAGAGTCGAGAATCAGTGGACGTCCGGCGACCTCCGTTTCAACACCGCGCTCGTAGATTACCGGCGTTACTTCCTGCACGAGCCGCTGACGTTCGCGCTGCGCGTGCTGCACGTCGGACGTCACGGCCCCGGTGCGGAGGACCCGCGATTGCCGCTCCTCGACATCGGCAGCCCATTTCTAATGCGCGGCTACGAGCTCGACTCGTTCGATCTGTCGGAGTGCACGAACGACGGTGAGATGACCTCCTGCGCGGAGCTCGACCGGCTGGTCGGCAGCCGCATCGCGGTCGTCAACTTCGAGATGCGGCTCGCGCTGCTCGGCACGGAGGATTTCGGCCTGTTCGACGTGCCCGCCGCGCCGACCGAGGCGCTCTTCTTCATCGACGCCGGAGCGGCCTGGAGCTCGGGCCAGTCGGTTGATCTCGCGTTCGAGCGCGATACCATCGAGCGAGTCCCCGTCGTCAGCGCCGGCCTCGCGGTGCGCACCGTGCTGCTCGGCGCATTGCCGCTCGAGCTCTACTATGCATTCCCGTTTCAGCGCCCCGAGGAGGACGCGGTGTTCGGCTTCCGGTTCGGCGTCGGCTGGTGA
- the murJ gene encoding murein biosynthesis integral membrane protein MurJ: MIERGKSPPALPDPVFGAPENGGTAGTGAASAAGARAAAAGPAESDAGAAAAADASRGRAALVAAGILLSRVAGFARDRALAVYFGTGLHADVFSAGLRMPNVLQNLLGEGTLSASFIPVYSELLEQGRLKEAGRVAGAAFALLLVVAAAVSLVGITLAPWIVTMFAPGFEGERRELTIAITRILFPMTGVLVLSAWALGVLNSHRKFFVPYFAPVLWNAAIVAALIAFAGRLDLDGLLLAAAWGALVGGGLQLAVQLPWVVRLDREIRLGAGRAEPAFREAVRNALPAIAGRGVVQLGTYGDLILASLLAVGALTRLRYAQTLYILPISLFGMSVAAAALPELARERASAVNALRARTAGAARRVAFYVVPSFVAFALLGDVLVAGLYQAGRFGSADVTIVWLTLAAYGLGLPASATTRVYQSAFFALRDTTTPARVAGIRIAAAAAAGAVLMTQFEPVTIGPITIPAGIFGGATAGGLPLGPVGLALGSAVGAWIEWRLLATRLERRIGPVAAGAGALARMLVAALAAAAAAHAVRLALGGLHPLPAAAIVATVFGAVYLGAASALGLDEARALAEGIRRRLSRG; this comes from the coding sequence ATGATCGAACGGGGAAAATCGCCGCCGGCGCTGCCCGATCCGGTCTTCGGGGCGCCCGAAAACGGGGGCACCGCCGGTACGGGCGCGGCCAGTGCGGCCGGAGCACGCGCCGCTGCCGCGGGCCCTGCCGAGTCGGACGCGGGCGCTGCCGCGGCGGCCGATGCGTCTCGGGGCCGTGCGGCGCTCGTCGCTGCGGGCATCCTGCTCAGCCGTGTCGCAGGCTTCGCCCGCGATCGCGCGCTCGCCGTCTATTTCGGCACGGGCTTGCACGCGGATGTCTTCAGCGCCGGTCTGAGGATGCCGAACGTGCTGCAGAACCTGCTGGGGGAGGGCACGCTCAGCGCGTCGTTCATTCCGGTCTATTCGGAGCTGCTCGAGCAGGGGCGCCTGAAGGAAGCCGGGCGCGTCGCCGGCGCCGCCTTCGCGCTGCTGCTCGTGGTCGCGGCCGCCGTCTCGCTTGTCGGCATCACGCTCGCGCCGTGGATCGTGACCATGTTCGCCCCGGGGTTCGAGGGGGAGCGGCGCGAGCTCACGATCGCGATCACGCGCATTCTCTTCCCGATGACGGGAGTGCTCGTGCTGTCGGCGTGGGCGCTCGGTGTCCTGAACAGCCACCGCAAGTTTTTCGTTCCGTACTTCGCCCCGGTGCTGTGGAACGCGGCGATCGTCGCGGCGCTGATCGCGTTCGCGGGACGGCTCGACCTCGACGGCTTGCTGCTCGCGGCCGCGTGGGGCGCGCTCGTCGGCGGCGGGCTTCAGCTCGCCGTGCAGCTCCCTTGGGTCGTGCGGCTCGACCGCGAGATCAGGCTCGGCGCCGGGCGCGCCGAGCCGGCATTCCGCGAGGCGGTGAGGAACGCGCTCCCGGCGATCGCGGGACGCGGCGTCGTGCAGCTCGGCACGTACGGCGATCTGATCCTCGCGAGCCTGCTCGCGGTCGGGGCGCTCACCCGGCTGCGTTACGCGCAGACCCTCTACATCCTGCCGATCAGCCTCTTCGGGATGAGCGTCGCCGCGGCCGCGCTGCCCGAGCTCGCGCGCGAGCGCGCGAGCGCGGTGAACGCGCTTCGCGCACGAACGGCCGGTGCGGCCCGGCGGGTCGCGTTCTACGTCGTGCCGAGCTTCGTCGCGTTCGCGCTCCTCGGCGACGTGCTCGTCGCGGGCCTCTATCAGGCCGGCCGCTTCGGCTCCGCCGATGTCACGATCGTCTGGCTCACGCTCGCCGCGTACGGCTTGGGGCTCCCCGCGTCGGCCACCACGCGCGTCTACCAGTCGGCGTTCTTCGCGCTCCGCGACACGACGACGCCGGCGCGCGTCGCGGGAATTCGCATCGCGGCGGCGGCCGCCGCCGGCGCCGTGCTGATGACGCAGTTCGAGCCGGTGACGATCGGCCCGATCACGATCCCCGCGGGGATCTTCGGCGGCGCGACGGCCGGCGGCTTGCCGCTCGGGCCCGTCGGCCTCGCGCTCGGCTCCGCCGTCGGCGCGTGGATCGAATGGCGGCTGCTCGCGACGCGGCTCGAACGGCGAATCGGCCCGGTCGCGGCCGGCGCGGGCGCGCTCGCCCGGATGCTCGTCGCGGCACTTGCGGCCGCGGCCGCTGCGCATGCCGTGCGGCTCGCGCTCGGCGGCCTGCATCCGCTGCCCGCGGCCGCGATCGTGGCGACGGTCTTCGGCGCGGTGTATCTCGGCGCGGCTTCCGCGCTCGGCCTCGACGAAGCGCGCGCTCTCGCGGAAGGGATTCGCCGGCGGCTGTCCCGCGGGTGA